Proteins found in one Cataglyphis hispanica isolate Lineage 1 chromosome 15, ULB_Chis1_1.0, whole genome shotgun sequence genomic segment:
- the LOC126855030 gene encoding dedicator of cytokinesis protein 1 isoform X2: protein MTMTWKRINEQLGVAIHNFAHSNPYTIRLTVGEVVQITEECGDWYYGRSKFKGTCGIFPKSYTYILQKSTHMDNLVHEITNVLREWGHHWKYLYVTHSEHFRTMQQQILDAIGYRSKILSGTLTVDELKDMKRLATARIDTGNQLLGLDMVVRDEHGNVLNPEETSTIQLYYHHETAAERIRKACNDTKKKSHKPQVPVYSHIFFVSVRNFVCKMAEDVELLLTLYDGREMKAITENYVVSWSKEGLARDIDQLHNLRVLFTDLGSRDLTRDKVYLACYVIRVGGMEAKEPDHRRSSVTQNNQNKSKSTENMRRPFGVAAMDITLFITGKLEGDVEQHHFIPFIHCEKDSLDGTLRRIIAQKEVNIQRHINGNITNITGGQGLWTSLKLLRGDPKQVRDENPHLVLGNVAIARKMGFPEVILPGDVRNDLYLTLISGEFSKGSKSTDKNVEVTVKVCNEHGIAIPGVMTLGGGASPIDEYHSVIYYHEDKPRWCETFKIAIPIEEFKQAHLKFTFKHRSSNEAKDKSEKPFALSYVRLMQRNGTTLQDIQHELLVYKLDQKKYEESDISYFKLPSTRGELAELNIDKKPSLGSLTLSSKDSFLIATNICSTKLTQNIDLLGLLNWASHNTGLKESLAALMKVDGEEIVKFLQDVLDALFNILMSNSDSDVYDDMVFECLLYIIGLVSDRKYQHFQPVLDLYISESFSATLAYKKLIAVLRKRIDNIGNNDGQERDLLLKTMKSLQYCMRFIVESRLLFTELNQDEEEFSQTLTDLLRSIVNLMSYETDGTLLVQGACLKYLPTTIPHLLRVYSGKQLSTILTDLLVTLPTGRLTKQKMMTVNDIVHSPLFLNVECRAILLPRITILVRDLLEAKEEGLSSTPGKSVAKVARLLGENRHRLNQHRGYSEEVELCVKILSDILELTFRKDIGSTVSDVKEIMLTALRTIIQTVISMDRENPLVGNLVSVMLAIFRQMTHHHYEVYINHFGTRIDLLDFLMEILLVFKDLVSRSVFPGDWCEMIMLQNSVILKSLRYFSGTIRDYFFTEFEHQAWSNFFHCAIAFLTQPALQLDTFTPAKRNRIIARYNDMRRETAFEIRSMWFNLGQHKILFVPALVGAILEMALIPETELRKATIPIFFDMMQCEYYSSRIVEGYGDTKRDPAHIKANFIEYENEMIAKLDILVEGGRGDEQFRALWTHVMGSLCEKHSTMREQGLRFVDTIAKLMERLLQYRDIIHAESQEHRMLCTVNLLEFYSEINRKEMYIRYVNKLCELHLECDNYTEAAYSLKLHSQLLAWSDQPLPPLLISHRYPLCQTHRELKEALYNDIIDYFDKGRMWECALTVCKELISQYEEETFDYLQLSVLLRRMAKFYDCIVKQLRPEPEYFRVAYYGRGHPAFLQNKVFVYRGKEYERLSDFCSRTLNQLPNAEQMNKLSPPTPEMLESNHQYVQINKVEPLMDEKRHRLSGKPVTAEAVLRYHRVNDVQRFRFSRPAPRKEIIAIASDKEKEISAGINNSNEFASLWLERTVLVTSYPLPGILRWFPVTSSETYLVSPLRNAIETMEATNIALRDLIIAHRSDPSLPLNPLSMKLNGILDPAVMGGIDNYEKAFLNIEYKDSHLEESSDLLKLEGLIAEQIPLLSIGLQLHKARAPTELAPFHQRLEQCFVSMRNQVEAKYGKRTCDLQIESLTQTVTMRRPPTLRGDNHCLSESNMNNSESQVATFKSLASFNFNNSTSPSGVQNVNLSRNNSMRSHILSTASLQKALGNPYPGTYKKKDAKRRSSRKSDSATVTKNDQPTSQWYTTAEISHSSASSVTSLISNLHSTPVFELRQELTPKRPLRSEAEKERRMSNRWSGQSQHYLRNINNELEPSNLGKGNRDSVGTTDSTTSEDDPPPPLPIKMREADYCNLPEELSSNQCLANSTFNNLNKSSGVWKNKLPTPTDDDLDNHSNKPPTPPPKPKRPINSLHTIVLSSNDVETSYVEDSSTA from the exons CATATATCTTACAGAAATCAACGCATATGGATAACTTAGTACATGAAATCACTAATGTTTTAAGAGAATGGGGTCATCATTGGAAGTATTTATATGta acacaCTCCGAGCACTTTAGGACAATGCAGCAACAAATTTTAGATGCAATAGGATACAGAAGCAAGATTTTGAGTGGTACTTTAACAGTAGATGAATTGAAAGATATGAAAAGATTAGCAACAGCAAGGATAGACACTGGAAATCAACTGTTGGGTCTGGATATGGTAGTTCGAGACGAGCATGGAAACGTTTTAAACCCTGAAGAAACGAGCACCATTCAATTATACTATCATCATGAGACTGCTGCagaaagaataagaaaggCGTGCAATGataccaaaaaaaaatcgcataaGCCACAAGTACCTGTATATTCACATATCTTCTTTGTCAGTGTGAGAAATTTTGTATGCAAAATGGCAGAAGATGTAGAGCTGCTATTGACTTTATATGATGGCAGAGAGATGAAAGCTATCACAGAGAATTATGTGGTATCATGGAGCAAAGAGGGACTTGCAAGAGACATTGATCAGTTGCACAATCTTAGAGTATTATTCACGGATCTTGGTTCCAGAGATTTGACAAGggataaagtttatttagcTTGTTATGTAATTAGAGTGGGCGGTATGGAAGCCAAAGAACCGGATCATCGACGCTCGAGTGTTACACAAAATAATCAGAATAAATCAAAGAGTACGGAAAATATGAGGAGACCATTTGGTGTAGCCGCAATGGATATTACTCTGTTTATTACTGGCAAACTCGAGGGAGATGTTGAACAACATCATTTTATACCTTTTATACA tTGTGAGAAAGACAGTCTCGATGGCACATTACGTAGAATTATCGCGCAGAAAGAAGTAAATATCCAGAGACATATCAATGGCAATATCACCAATATCACAGGTGGACAAGGATTATGGACaagtttaaaattgttaagagGCGATCCAAAGCAA GTACGTGACGAAAATCCACATTTGGTTCTCGGTAACGTTGCAATTGCGCGTAAAATGGGATTTCCGGAAGTTATTTTGCCGGGTGACGTACGCAACGATCTGTATCTGACTTTAATTAGTGGTGAATTTAGCAAAGGCTCAAAATCTACAGACAAAAATGTGGAAGTAACG gTTAAAGTATGTAATGAACATGGCATAGCAATTCCTGGAGTCATGACATTAGGTGGCGGCGCGTCTCCAATTGACGAGTATCATAgcgttatttattatcatgaaGACAAGCCTAGGTGGTGCGAAACATTCAAGATTGCCATACCTATAGAAGAATTTAAGCAGGCTCACTTAAAGTTTACATTTAAGCATCGCAGTTCTAATGAAGCAAAAGATAAGTCTGAGAAGCCATTTGCTTTAAGTTACGTTCGATTAATGCAACGTAATGGCACAACTCTGCAAGACATACAACACGAATTGTTGGTTTACAAATTAGACCAAAAAAAGTACGAGGAAAGTGATATATCTTACTTTAAATTGCCATCAACACGTGGAGAATtg gctGAATTAAACATAGACAAGAAACCAAGTTTAGGATCATTAACATTAAGCAGCAAAGATAGTTTTTTGATAGCAACCAATATTTGCTCAACTAAATTAACTCagaatatagatttattaggTTTACTTAATTGGGCATCGCACAATACTGGCTTAAAAGAATCTTTAGCTGCTTTAATGAAGGTTGATGGGGAGGAAATAGTGAAGTTTCTGCAG GATGTTTTGGATGCTTTATTTAACATCTTAATGAGTAATTCGGACAGTGATGTCTATGATGACATGGTTTTTGAGtgccttttatatattattgggCTTGTGTCCGATAGAAAATATCAGCATTTCCAACCAGTATtagatttatacatttctgAAAGTTTTTCTGCAACTctagcatataaaaaattaattgcggtGTTGCGTAAGCGTATAGATAATATCGGTAATAACGATGGCCAAGAACGTGATTTATTGCTTAAAACAATGAAAAGCTTGCAATACTGCATGAGATTTATTGTCGAATCTCGTCTTTTATTTACTga attaaatcaaGATGAAGAAGAATTCTCACAAACATTAACAGATCTATTACGATCTATTGTTAATCTCATGAGTTACGAAACAGATGGAACTTTGTTGGTTCAAGGAGCTTGCCTCAAGTATCTACCTACAACAATACCACATTTATTAAGGGTCTATAGTGGCAAGCAATTGAGTACAATTCTAACAGATTTACTCGTAACTCTACCAACAGGTAGATTAACCAAGCAGAAAATGATGACAGTCAATGATATTGTTCATAGtccactttttttaaatgtggaGTGTAGAGCTATTTTATTGCCGAGAATTACCATACTCGTGAGAGACTTATTGGAAGCTAAAGAGGAG GGGCTATCGAGTACGCCTGGAAAGAGCGTGGCGAAGGTAGCCAGGCTGCTCGGCGAAAATCGGCATCGGCTCAACCAACATCGCGGCTACTCCGAAGAG GTGGAATTATGTGTCAAGATATTGTCTGACATTTTGGAACTGACTTTTAGAAAAGATATAGGTAGCACAGTTTCTGATGTTAAAGAGATAATGTTAACTGCATTACGTACTATTATACAAACTGTTATATCAATGGATAGGGAAAATCCTTTAGTTGGAAATTTAGTGTCAGTCATGTTAGCGATATTcag ACAAATGACACACCACCATTATGAAGTGTACATCAATCATTTTGGAACAAGAATTGATTTACTCGATTTTCTTATGGAGATATTATTAGTCTTCAAAGATTTAGTTTCTAGAAGTGTGTTTCCAGGAGATTGGTGTGAAATGATTATGCTTCAAAATAGCGTTATTTTAAAGTCATTACGATATTTCTCGGGCACAattagagattattttttcaccGAATTTGAACATCAAGCTTGgtcaaatttctttcattgtgCTATTGCTTTTTTAACTCAACCTGCTCTACAATTAGATACATTTACACCAGCAAAACGAAACCGCATTATTGCGCGTTATAACGACATGCGTAG AGAAACTGCATTTGAAATTCGATCAATGTGGTTCAATTTAGGGCAACACAAAATACTTTTTGTGCCTGCTTTAGTCGGCGCAATTCTTGAAATGGCATTAATACCTGAAACTGAATTGAGAAAAGCTACAATACCTATCTTTTTCGATATGATGCAATGCGAATATTACAGCTCACGTATAGTGGAAGGATATGGCGATACCAAACGTGATCCTGCTCATATCAAAgctaattttatagaatatgaaAATGAGATGATTGCAAAACTGGATATCCTG gtaGAAGGAGGCAGAGGTGATGAACAATTTCGTGCGCTTTGGACTCATGTTATGGGTTCTTTGTGTGAAAAACATTCCACAATGCGAGAACAAGGCTTACGCTTCGTAGATACTATCGCTAAGCTCATGGAACGCTTGTTGCAATATCGGGATATTATTCATGCAGAATCTCAAGAACATCGTATGCTTTGCACTGTAAATTTATTGGAATTCTATTCCGAGATTAATAGGAAGGAAATGTATATcag ATATGTAAATAAGTTGTGTGAATTACATTTAGAATGCGATAATTACACAGAAGCAGCTTATTCTCTGAAACTCCATAGTCAATTATTAGCATGGAGTGACCAACCTTTGCCACCTTTGCTGATATCACATAG gtatCCATTATGCCAAACACATCGTGAATTGAAAGAagcattatataatgatattatcgattattttgataaaggaAGAATGTGGGAATGCGCTCTTACTGTTTGCAAGGAATTAATATCACAATATGAAGAAGAAACATTTGATTATTTGCAACTGTCTGTATTATTGAGACGCATGGCAAAATTCTATGATTGCATAGTGAAACAGTTAAGACCTGAACCAGAATACTTTAGAGTTGCATATTATGGTCGAGGACATCCTgcttttcttcaaaataaa gTATTTGTCTATCGAGGAAAAGAATATGAACGACTTAGTGATTTTTGTTCAAGAACATTGAATCAATTACCGAATGCAGAGCAAATGAACAAATTATCTCCACCCACTCCAGAAATGCTGGAATCCAATCATCAATATGTGCAAATTAATAAGGTAGAGCCATTAATGGATGAAAAAAGACATCGTCTGAGTGGTAAACCAGTTACTGCAGAAGCAGTTTTGAg gtATCATCGTGTGAATGATGTGCAACGCTTTAGATTTTCAAGACCTGCaccgagaaaagaaattattgcaatagcTAGTgataaagaaaaggaaataagTGCTGGCATTAATAATAGCAATGAATTTGCTTCGTTATGGTTAGAAAGAACGGTGCTTGTGACAAGCTACCCATTGCCAGGAATTCTTCGATGGTTTCCTGTGACGTCTAGTGAGACATATTTAGTCAGTCCATTGAGAAATGCGATTGAAACTATGGAAGCTACGAATATAGCACTACGAGATCTCATTATTGCTCACAG aAGCGATCCCAGTCTTCCATTAAACCCGTTAAGCATGAAATTGAATGGTATATTGGATCCAGCTGTTATGGGTGGTATTGATAACTACGAAAAGGCTTTTctcaatattgaatataaagataGCCATCTAGAAGAAAGTTCAGACCTTCTTAAGTTAGAAGGACTTATTGCGGAACAAATTCCCTTACTCAGTATAGGACTTCAGTTGCACAAAGCACGAGCGCCTACCGAATTGGCGCCATTTCATCAACGTTTAGAACAATGTTTCGTGTCGATGCGCAATCAAGTAGAAGCTAAGTACGGGAAGAGG ACATGTGATTTACAAATTGAAAGCCTAACGCAGACTGTAACTATGCGAAGACCACCAACTTTAAGAGGGGATAATCACTGCCTGTCTGAatcaaatatgaataattcagA ATCCCAAGTTGCAACGTTCAAGTCACTTGCATCGTTCAATTTTAACAACAGCACATCCCCAAGTGGTGTTCAAAACGTCAATTTATCAAG GAACAACTCTATGCGTTCGCATATTTTGTCAACGGCCTCTTTGCAAAAGGCATTGGGAAATCCTTATCCAGGAACGTACAAGAAGAAGGATGCGAAGCGTAGAAGTTCGCGAAAGAGCGATTCTGCCACAGTGACGAAAAATGATCAACCCACCAGCCAGTGGTACACTACGGCCGAAATATCTCACAGTTCAGCGTCTTCCGTTACATCATTGATATCTAATTTACATTCGACACCTGTATTTGAACTACGACAAGAG CTCACTCCAAAACGTCCTTTGAGATCAGAAGCGGAGAAAGAACGTAGAATGAGTAATCGTTGGTCTGGACAGTCGCAGCACTACCTAAGGaacattaataatgaattagaACCTAGCAATTTAGGAAAGGGAAATAGAGATAGCGTCGGTACGACCGATAGTACAACATCTGAGGACGATCCGCCGCCGCCTCTGCCGATTAAAATGCGCGAGGCTGATTATTGTAATCTCCCGGAGGAGCTGTCTTCTAATCAGTGTCTAGCTAATAGTACTTTCAATAATCTAAACAAATCTTCAGGAGTGTGGAAGAATAAGTTGCCAACACCTACTGATGATGACTTAGATAATCATTCTAATAAACCACCGACGCCTCCACCGAAACCAAAAAGACCAATTAATAGTTTGCATACGATCGTTCTCTCTTCCAACGATGTCGAAACCTCATATGTTGAGGATTCGTCGACTGCGTAA
- the LOC126855030 gene encoding dedicator of cytokinesis protein 1 isoform X5 translates to MTMTWKRINEQLGVAIHNFAHSNPYTIRLTVGEVVQITEECGDWYYGRSKFKGTCGIFPKSYTYILQKSTHMDNLVHEITNVLREWGHHWKYLYVTHSEHFRTMQQQILDAIGYRSKILSGTLTVDELKDMKRLATARIDTGNQLLGLDMVVRDEHGNVLNPEETSTIQLYYHHETAAERIRKACNDTKKKSHKPQVPVYSHIFFVSVRNFVCKMAEDVELLLTLYDGREMKAITENYVVSWSKEGLARDIDQLHNLRVLFTDLGSRDLTRDKVYLACYVIRVGGMEAKEPDHRRSSVTQNNQNKSKSTENMRRPFGVAAMDITLFITGKLEGDVEQHHFIPFIHCEKDSLDGTLRRIIAQKEVNIQRHINGNITNITGGQGLWTSLKLLRGDPKQVRDENPHLVLGNVAIARKMGFPEVILPGDVRNDLYLTLISGEFSKGSKSTDKNVEVTVKVCNEHGIAIPGVMTLGGGASPIDEYHSVIYYHEDKPRWCETFKIAIPIEEFKQAHLKFTFKHRSSNEAKDKSEKPFALSYVRLMQRNGTTLQDIQHELLVYKLDQKKYEESDISYFKLPSTRGELAELNIDKKPSLGSLTLSSKDSFLIATNICSTKLTQNIDLLGLLNWASHNTGLKESLAALMKVDGEEIVKFLQDVLDALFNILMSNSDSDVYDDMVFECLLYIIGLVSDRKYQHFQPVLDLYISESFSATLAYKKLIAVLRKRIDNIGNNDGQERDLLLKTMKSLQYCMRFIVESRLLFTELNQDEEEFSQTLTDLLRSIVNLMSYETDGTLLVQGACLKYLPTTIPHLLRVYSGKQLSTILTDLLVTLPTGRLTKQKMMTVNDIVHSPLFLNVECRAILLPRITILVRDLLEAKEEGLSSTPGKSVAKVARLLGENRHRLNQHRGYSEEVELCVKILSDILELTFRKDIGSTVSDVKEIMLTALRTIIQTVISMDRENPLVGNLVSVMLAIFRQMTHHHYEVYINHFGTRIDLLDFLMEILLVFKDLVSRSVFPGDWCEMIMLQNSVILKSLRYFSGTIRDYFFTEFEHQAWSNFFHCAIAFLTQPALQLDTFTPAKRNRIIARYNDMRRETAFEIRSMWFNLGQHKILFVPALVGAILEMALIPETELRKATIPIFFDMMQCEYYSSRIVEGYGDTKRDPAHIKANFIEYENEMIAKLDILVEGGRGDEQFRALWTHVMGSLCEKHSTMREQGLRFVDTIAKLMERLLQYRDIIHAESQEHRMLCTVNLLEFYSEINRKEMYIRYVNKLCELHLECDNYTEAAYSLKLHSQLLAWSDQPLPPLLISHRYPLCQTHRELKEALYNDIIDYFDKGRMWECALTVCKELISQYEEETFDYLQLSVLLRRMAKFYDCIVKQLRPEPEYFRVAYYGRGHPAFLQNKVFVYRGKEYERLSDFCSRTLNQLPNAEQMNKLSPPTPEMLESNHQYVQINKVEPLMDEKRHRLSGKPVTAEAVLRYHRVNDVQRFRFSRPAPRKEIIAIASDKEKEISAGINNSNEFASLWLERTVLVTSYPLPGILRWFPVTSSETYLVSPLRNAIETMEATNIALRDLIIAHRSDPSLPLNPLSMKLNGILDPAVMGGIDNYEKAFLNIEYKDSHLEESSDLLKLEGLIAEQIPLLSIGLQLHKARAPTELAPFHQRLEQCFVSMRNQVEAKYGKRTCDLQIESLTQTVTMRRPPTLRGDNHCLSESNMNNSEISSLTRSQVATFKSLASFNFNNSTSPSGVQNVNLSRNIAVGPDKLSHNALLSFLRT, encoded by the exons CATATATCTTACAGAAATCAACGCATATGGATAACTTAGTACATGAAATCACTAATGTTTTAAGAGAATGGGGTCATCATTGGAAGTATTTATATGta acacaCTCCGAGCACTTTAGGACAATGCAGCAACAAATTTTAGATGCAATAGGATACAGAAGCAAGATTTTGAGTGGTACTTTAACAGTAGATGAATTGAAAGATATGAAAAGATTAGCAACAGCAAGGATAGACACTGGAAATCAACTGTTGGGTCTGGATATGGTAGTTCGAGACGAGCATGGAAACGTTTTAAACCCTGAAGAAACGAGCACCATTCAATTATACTATCATCATGAGACTGCTGCagaaagaataagaaaggCGTGCAATGataccaaaaaaaaatcgcataaGCCACAAGTACCTGTATATTCACATATCTTCTTTGTCAGTGTGAGAAATTTTGTATGCAAAATGGCAGAAGATGTAGAGCTGCTATTGACTTTATATGATGGCAGAGAGATGAAAGCTATCACAGAGAATTATGTGGTATCATGGAGCAAAGAGGGACTTGCAAGAGACATTGATCAGTTGCACAATCTTAGAGTATTATTCACGGATCTTGGTTCCAGAGATTTGACAAGggataaagtttatttagcTTGTTATGTAATTAGAGTGGGCGGTATGGAAGCCAAAGAACCGGATCATCGACGCTCGAGTGTTACACAAAATAATCAGAATAAATCAAAGAGTACGGAAAATATGAGGAGACCATTTGGTGTAGCCGCAATGGATATTACTCTGTTTATTACTGGCAAACTCGAGGGAGATGTTGAACAACATCATTTTATACCTTTTATACA tTGTGAGAAAGACAGTCTCGATGGCACATTACGTAGAATTATCGCGCAGAAAGAAGTAAATATCCAGAGACATATCAATGGCAATATCACCAATATCACAGGTGGACAAGGATTATGGACaagtttaaaattgttaagagGCGATCCAAAGCAA GTACGTGACGAAAATCCACATTTGGTTCTCGGTAACGTTGCAATTGCGCGTAAAATGGGATTTCCGGAAGTTATTTTGCCGGGTGACGTACGCAACGATCTGTATCTGACTTTAATTAGTGGTGAATTTAGCAAAGGCTCAAAATCTACAGACAAAAATGTGGAAGTAACG gTTAAAGTATGTAATGAACATGGCATAGCAATTCCTGGAGTCATGACATTAGGTGGCGGCGCGTCTCCAATTGACGAGTATCATAgcgttatttattatcatgaaGACAAGCCTAGGTGGTGCGAAACATTCAAGATTGCCATACCTATAGAAGAATTTAAGCAGGCTCACTTAAAGTTTACATTTAAGCATCGCAGTTCTAATGAAGCAAAAGATAAGTCTGAGAAGCCATTTGCTTTAAGTTACGTTCGATTAATGCAACGTAATGGCACAACTCTGCAAGACATACAACACGAATTGTTGGTTTACAAATTAGACCAAAAAAAGTACGAGGAAAGTGATATATCTTACTTTAAATTGCCATCAACACGTGGAGAATtg gctGAATTAAACATAGACAAGAAACCAAGTTTAGGATCATTAACATTAAGCAGCAAAGATAGTTTTTTGATAGCAACCAATATTTGCTCAACTAAATTAACTCagaatatagatttattaggTTTACTTAATTGGGCATCGCACAATACTGGCTTAAAAGAATCTTTAGCTGCTTTAATGAAGGTTGATGGGGAGGAAATAGTGAAGTTTCTGCAG GATGTTTTGGATGCTTTATTTAACATCTTAATGAGTAATTCGGACAGTGATGTCTATGATGACATGGTTTTTGAGtgccttttatatattattgggCTTGTGTCCGATAGAAAATATCAGCATTTCCAACCAGTATtagatttatacatttctgAAAGTTTTTCTGCAACTctagcatataaaaaattaattgcggtGTTGCGTAAGCGTATAGATAATATCGGTAATAACGATGGCCAAGAACGTGATTTATTGCTTAAAACAATGAAAAGCTTGCAATACTGCATGAGATTTATTGTCGAATCTCGTCTTTTATTTACTga attaaatcaaGATGAAGAAGAATTCTCACAAACATTAACAGATCTATTACGATCTATTGTTAATCTCATGAGTTACGAAACAGATGGAACTTTGTTGGTTCAAGGAGCTTGCCTCAAGTATCTACCTACAACAATACCACATTTATTAAGGGTCTATAGTGGCAAGCAATTGAGTACAATTCTAACAGATTTACTCGTAACTCTACCAACAGGTAGATTAACCAAGCAGAAAATGATGACAGTCAATGATATTGTTCATAGtccactttttttaaatgtggaGTGTAGAGCTATTTTATTGCCGAGAATTACCATACTCGTGAGAGACTTATTGGAAGCTAAAGAGGAG GGGCTATCGAGTACGCCTGGAAAGAGCGTGGCGAAGGTAGCCAGGCTGCTCGGCGAAAATCGGCATCGGCTCAACCAACATCGCGGCTACTCCGAAGAG GTGGAATTATGTGTCAAGATATTGTCTGACATTTTGGAACTGACTTTTAGAAAAGATATAGGTAGCACAGTTTCTGATGTTAAAGAGATAATGTTAACTGCATTACGTACTATTATACAAACTGTTATATCAATGGATAGGGAAAATCCTTTAGTTGGAAATTTAGTGTCAGTCATGTTAGCGATATTcag ACAAATGACACACCACCATTATGAAGTGTACATCAATCATTTTGGAACAAGAATTGATTTACTCGATTTTCTTATGGAGATATTATTAGTCTTCAAAGATTTAGTTTCTAGAAGTGTGTTTCCAGGAGATTGGTGTGAAATGATTATGCTTCAAAATAGCGTTATTTTAAAGTCATTACGATATTTCTCGGGCACAattagagattattttttcaccGAATTTGAACATCAAGCTTGgtcaaatttctttcattgtgCTATTGCTTTTTTAACTCAACCTGCTCTACAATTAGATACATTTACACCAGCAAAACGAAACCGCATTATTGCGCGTTATAACGACATGCGTAG AGAAACTGCATTTGAAATTCGATCAATGTGGTTCAATTTAGGGCAACACAAAATACTTTTTGTGCCTGCTTTAGTCGGCGCAATTCTTGAAATGGCATTAATACCTGAAACTGAATTGAGAAAAGCTACAATACCTATCTTTTTCGATATGATGCAATGCGAATATTACAGCTCACGTATAGTGGAAGGATATGGCGATACCAAACGTGATCCTGCTCATATCAAAgctaattttatagaatatgaaAATGAGATGATTGCAAAACTGGATATCCTG gtaGAAGGAGGCAGAGGTGATGAACAATTTCGTGCGCTTTGGACTCATGTTATGGGTTCTTTGTGTGAAAAACATTCCACAATGCGAGAACAAGGCTTACGCTTCGTAGATACTATCGCTAAGCTCATGGAACGCTTGTTGCAATATCGGGATATTATTCATGCAGAATCTCAAGAACATCGTATGCTTTGCACTGTAAATTTATTGGAATTCTATTCCGAGATTAATAGGAAGGAAATGTATATcag ATATGTAAATAAGTTGTGTGAATTACATTTAGAATGCGATAATTACACAGAAGCAGCTTATTCTCTGAAACTCCATAGTCAATTATTAGCATGGAGTGACCAACCTTTGCCACCTTTGCTGATATCACATAG gtatCCATTATGCCAAACACATCGTGAATTGAAAGAagcattatataatgatattatcgattattttgataaaggaAGAATGTGGGAATGCGCTCTTACTGTTTGCAAGGAATTAATATCACAATATGAAGAAGAAACATTTGATTATTTGCAACTGTCTGTATTATTGAGACGCATGGCAAAATTCTATGATTGCATAGTGAAACAGTTAAGACCTGAACCAGAATACTTTAGAGTTGCATATTATGGTCGAGGACATCCTgcttttcttcaaaataaa gTATTTGTCTATCGAGGAAAAGAATATGAACGACTTAGTGATTTTTGTTCAAGAACATTGAATCAATTACCGAATGCAGAGCAAATGAACAAATTATCTCCACCCACTCCAGAAATGCTGGAATCCAATCATCAATATGTGCAAATTAATAAGGTAGAGCCATTAATGGATGAAAAAAGACATCGTCTGAGTGGTAAACCAGTTACTGCAGAAGCAGTTTTGAg gtATCATCGTGTGAATGATGTGCAACGCTTTAGATTTTCAAGACCTGCaccgagaaaagaaattattgcaatagcTAGTgataaagaaaaggaaataagTGCTGGCATTAATAATAGCAATGAATTTGCTTCGTTATGGTTAGAAAGAACGGTGCTTGTGACAAGCTACCCATTGCCAGGAATTCTTCGATGGTTTCCTGTGACGTCTAGTGAGACATATTTAGTCAGTCCATTGAGAAATGCGATTGAAACTATGGAAGCTACGAATATAGCACTACGAGATCTCATTATTGCTCACAG aAGCGATCCCAGTCTTCCATTAAACCCGTTAAGCATGAAATTGAATGGTATATTGGATCCAGCTGTTATGGGTGGTATTGATAACTACGAAAAGGCTTTTctcaatattgaatataaagataGCCATCTAGAAGAAAGTTCAGACCTTCTTAAGTTAGAAGGACTTATTGCGGAACAAATTCCCTTACTCAGTATAGGACTTCAGTTGCACAAAGCACGAGCGCCTACCGAATTGGCGCCATTTCATCAACGTTTAGAACAATGTTTCGTGTCGATGCGCAATCAAGTAGAAGCTAAGTACGGGAAGAGG ACATGTGATTTACAAATTGAAAGCCTAACGCAGACTGTAACTATGCGAAGACCACCAACTTTAAGAGGGGATAATCACTGCCTGTCTGAatcaaatatgaataattcagA GATATCCTCTCTTACAAGATCCCAAGTTGCAACGTTCAAGTCACTTGCATCGTTCAATTTTAACAACAGCACATCCCCAAGTGGTGTTCAAAACGTCAATTTATCAAG GAATATCGCTGTTGGACCTGATAAGCTCTCGCATAATGCTTTATTATCCTTTCTTCGCACTTAA